The following is a genomic window from Bacillota bacterium.
CCTCGCGTAGGACCCGGTCTCCGGGTCCCTGCTGAGGATCTTCTCGTAGATCCCGGCCTGAGCATCCTCCACGGGCTGCCACGGTATCATGTCGGTGTCGAAGAACTCCAGTTCTGGCTTGGGCAATTGGCACCCTCCCTTCTGTCTGTTTACGGCCGGTACCAGTCGGTCCTCGTGATGCGGTACCCCCAGGAGATTCGTCGTCCAAGCCGTGGGTCCTCCATCTCGAACTCGAAGAACCCGGCCACTCCCGAGCCCTCACCCCTGGAAGCCACCGTTCCGGACAGGATGACCACCCCCTCCAACGGCCCTTTCACGCTCCGGGCAACCTCTGCCATCAAGTCGCCAGGCGCCATGATGGCGGCCAGGGGTGCCTCCTGTCGTAGCGTACGCCGGCCCTCTCCGATCCAACTCCTGATCATGATCTCATCCCAGTGCCCCTGGACCTCTTCGTATCTCCAGGCGACGGGTGCCAGCACGTTGGGGCACAGCGCCTTCGACGCAAGCATGTCAACGCGTTCCAGTGTCCTGTCGGTATGATCGCTGGCTACCGTCACAAATAGATCATCACCTGACACCAGGAGGACGTACTCCACCTCCCCGGAGGTGTTTTCACCCACCACTTCCACCTCCGCGGCCAGTGTCACTCTGTCCCGAGGCACCGGGAAGAACAGGGGCGTCCTCAGGGGAGGCGCGATCCCTTCCTTCTCGAGCTCCTCTACGTGGGCCTGCACGGCGGCGGCGTCCCTTCCCGTGTAACCGCCGTTGATGACCTTGCTCGCGGGAAAGGTCAGGTTCTCACCGTACGGCAACCTGAACTCCAGGACAAGCATACTCTCACCTCCCTCTTCAGCGAGCCCAGAAACCCTCCGTGGAAACGCGCCTGATCTCCGCTGGATTAGCCTCTCCCATGCCCAGCCTGTTGAGGTTCCTTCCCTTGTTTAGGAAGTCATCCTGACAGACGATGGAGCCCAGTGTGATCACGGCATCCAGCACCGGGCAGGCCACATCGACCCTCCTGGCCAGTTGCGCAATGGGGACAATGCCGTCACCGATGTTCTCCATCATGTAGCGCCCCCGCACGGTGCTGGGTCCGTCCATTTTCGCGAAGTCCTCAACACCGCCGGGAGAGGTGAAGTTGACCCCTTCGATGCTGGCGGGTCCCCTGAACTCCTCCCTTGTGTACCCGGGGATCGAGAACCCCAGGGCCCTGCCAACCTCCTCCATCTCCCGGTACGCGGCCTCCATTACATCAGCCACGCCCTCGGTGATGCCCTCGCCGAACAGGTAGAACTTGCCCTTGGTGTGCTGGATCCTGGCTACGTTGAGGAGCGCCCCGATACCGAAGACGACCAGCGCAGGGTTGCTGAAGGCGGCAGCCAGAAGGCTGTCGGAGGCCTGCGCACCCTCGTACAGGGCACCTATTTCCTCAATTACCTTGCCGGTGTTGGATCGGGGCACAGGTGCCAGGTACAGCCTCAGGGAGGTATAGAGCACCCTGGCCACATTGGGGCCGGAGCGCCTCACCCCGTAGGGCAGCGTGTTAGCCTCCACCACGGTGATGTCTCGCTGGATCCCGGACTCCTTCAGGAGGTGAAGGAGCCTCAGTGACCCGAAACGCCCGGCCCACACCACCACCGTATGGCCGTCCCTGAGGTGGGCCATCATGGCCCTGAAGAAGGTCTCCTGGGCAGTTGAGGGCACCACCAGGTTGAGCAGGGACGAGGTCTCCATGACCTCCCCGATGTCAGTGGTGGCGAGGTGCACCCGAGATGAGCGTGTGCCGAGGGCACCCTCGAGGACAACCCCCCCGGTGGACAGGGTCTCCGCGAAGCCCTCCGCGAATGAAGGGTGCTCGTAGAAGGCCACGGGGAGCCCCCTCGAGGCGAGGTCCCCCGCCATGGCGTACCCGCCGTTACCGGCACCAAGCACAGCGATACTCTCTCCCAGACCCACGAGACCACACCCTATCTCAGATATTGGTTTCTCACAGCTTCTCAATGGCGTCTGCCATGCGGCCGACGGCCGCCTTAAGGCTCTCCAGGGAACTTGCGTAGGAAATCCTTATGTGGCCCTCCCCTGCGTCGCCGAAGGCAGACCCGTGCACCACCGCCACGTGAGCCTCTTTCAGGAGATACATGGTCAACTCCTCGGAAGACACGCCGTAGGCGCTGATGTCGGGAAACATGTAGAACGCCCCCTGAGGACGGTTGCACTTCATTCCTGGTATCTGACTGAGGGCGCCGTAAAGGAAGCGCCTGCGCTCGTCGAAGGCCTTCACCATGTGGAACACTTCGTCCTGTGGCCCCTCCAAGGCGGCTAGGGCGCCCCATTGAGCGAAAGTGTTCGCGGAGGCCACGTTGTGCTGGTGGACCCTCAGGGCGGTCTCCATCAGGTGGGCCGGCCCCGCCACGTACCCTATTCTCCAGCCCGTGGCCGAGTAGGTTTTGGAGATGCTGTTCAGGATGAAGGTCCTCTCCCGCATCCCGGGCAGGGCCGCCGGGCTTACGGCCCGAGCCCCGTCATACACCAGGTACTCGTACACCTCATCGGAGATGACCAGGAGGTCATGCTCGCGGGCAACCCGGGCGAGGCCTTCCATCGTACGCCGGTCCCACACTGCCCCCGTGGGATTGCAGGGCGAGTTCACCATGATGGCCCTGGTTTTCGGGGTGACACTCCTCTCCAGCCGCTCCGTGTCCACCTGGTACCCCTCCTCTTCCAGGCAAACCACCGCTGTGGCCTCGGCCCCAAGGAATGCGGGCAGGTTCAGGTAGGTCGAGTAGCAGGGAACCGGAAGCAGCATTTCGTCGCCGTCCGACAGGATCGCGGCGAAGGTGACATTGAGCGCTTCTGACCCTCCTGCGGTGATGAATATCTCGCTCTTGGGGTCATACTCCAGCCCGCACTCCCTCTCGAGTTTCCGGGCAACCGCCTCCCTGAGTTCAAGAAGACCATTGTTGGACGTGTAGTGCACCTGACCCCTGTTGATGGCGTCAATCGCCGCCGCCTTGATGTGGGCCGGAGTATCGAAATCGGGTCTGCCTAGCTCCAGGTGGATTACGTCAACCCCCTGTCGCTCCATGGCTACAGCCTCTTCGTAAACCCTCCGGATCCCAAATGGAGGCAACCCGAGGGCCCTTCTTGAAAGGTACTGCCGGGACCCTCCGCAACCTGTCATGGTACTCCTCCCATCCGCTCCCCCGCAGGAAAGGCAGGGGACGCTTAGATCTCCATCAGTCTCCCGAAACCCCTGACCGGTTCCCGTACCCCCACCAGTCTCAGGCTATGCCACACGGTGGCCTGGATGGCAGTGATTACTGGCTTTCCCAGGTCAAGTTCGAGCGCCTGGATCACCTCGGCACCCCTGAGGTTAGTGCAGCTCAGGAAGACACCATCCGCCTCCGGCACGTCCACCTCTCTGGCCAGGTTGTACACGGTCGCCGAGGTCTGCTCCCCTATGGTGAAGTCGTCCACTATCCCAAGGCCCTTCATACTCACGATCTGGAAGCCGACAGCCTCAAGGAACCGTGTTGCCCGCTCGTTCACTTCATCAATGTAGGGGGTCCCCACAGCCAGGCGCCTGAGTCCCAGTGCCTTCGCGGCCTCCACCACTGCGGTGGTGGTTGTTGTGCACCGGATGCCCCCTGACACCTCCTCCATCATCCTGACTATACCCTGATCGTAGCCGGGCCCCTTCACGAAGCTCCCGGCTGTGCAGCCAAAGGTGATCACGTGCGGTCTGGCTGTTGCCAGTGCCCTGGTAACCCCCTCAACTTGGCCACCCTTCTCCGAGAGGGAGGCCAGTTCCTCCGGTGTCACCTTGCCCAGAGTGACCCTGGCAGTGAGCACCGCCACACCCTCGGGGATCATGGCGTAGAACTCCGGCTCCATCACGGCGCTTGACGCTATGTTGATAAGACCTATCCTCGCCCGCCACCCGTACTGAACTCTCACCTGGTCACACCCCTTCACGGGATCTCACTGAGCCCGGGCACTGATAACCGGCACCACGAAGTCCATGATGATCCGGGCCGCTACCGCGGAAGTCATGCCCCTGAAGTCCATCATCGGGTTCACCTCGACGATATCCAAGATCGAGACGTGAGGGGCCACCAGCATCACAAACACCAGGACCTCCCGGGCCGTGAGGCCTCCTGACTCGTCGGCGCCGGATCCGGCGCGAAGGCCGGATCCAGCGCGCTAATGTCCAGCGTGAAGTACACCCTGTCGGCGATGTCGCCACCTCAAGGGTCCTTCCGGAGCCTCACCCGGTCCCATGCGGCTGAACTCCGGGGCAGGTATCTGGTCAATTCCCTGCTCCTGGATGTAGGCAAGCTGGTCAGGGTAGTTGTAGCCCCTCACTCCCACCTGGACCAGGTTAGTCGCTGAAACCCTGGGCAGTTCCAGCGCCCTCCGGATCTCGCTGCTCCCGGACAGACGCCCCTGCACCGGGGAGTCATCCACAAGGTTGAGATGGGCGTCCATCTGGATGATGCCCATGGCTCCTTCCGCGACCGAGTGAAGCGCCTTGAGTCCCGGCAGGCTCACTGAGTGGTCGCCACCAATGATCACAGGGATGACGCCGTTCTCCAGCAGCCGTAGCACCGGGACCTCGGTTTTCTCGAGCATCAGGACATAGTCATGGCCGATGACCTCCACATCGCCGTGGCCCGTCACCCCTGCTCCTCCCAGTGGGACGGTCCTGCCCGTCTTCACGTCGTAGATGCCGTCTCCCTGGATGCGGTTGAGGTTCCACTTGAGGCTCTTGCGCACCTCGGCCGGCGCGTAGCGGGCACTGGGCCTGCCCAGGCCTGCGGAGGTATCGTGCGGTATTCCCGGGATGCCAAACCTCAGCGTCAACGTCTTACCCCCCCTCGCTTCCGCCAGCGGCCCCCATGTCCCCAGCCACCAAAACCACCTCTTCTATCGCCTCCAGGTCTCTCACCGCATCCTCAACAGGGGTTTTGACGGTCACTCCGTCCCTGATGGCATCCCTGAAGTGCGTCATGAGATTCAGGTATGGGCTCATTCTAGGGATCAGTGGCCTCTCCTCCCTCCCGGTACCACTGTCCAGATGGAAGACCACCGTGTCAGCGTGACGGTAGGGAAAGTGGGGAGACCAGAGCCGGGTATGTACGTTACCCCTGTCCCCGTATACCCAGACCTGCTCGCCGTGGCCCATCAGGGCCACGTTCAGGTGGGTCACCAGTACACCATCCTCCGATAGGAACACCATCTCGTACACGCCCCTGTCCGGATCGCCCCGGACAAACAGCACCTGGGACACTTCTCCAAACCAGAACCGCATGAGATTGATATGGTGAATGGATTCCTCCAGGAGAGACTCCCGGAGGCTGCCTATGGGCGGAGGACCCGAGCCCTGGGTGATCCCGCCGTCAAAGCGGGCAAACCGGGGTGGAAGCCCCAGCTCGAAGTGGGAAACGGCCGCGTGAACCCGGCCCAGCCTTCCAGTCCTGAGCGTCTCCCGCACGTATTCACAGTCATCGTCGTACCTCCTCATGTACCCCACCATGGCCACGACGCCGGATCCAGTGATCGAGTCCGTCATGGCCCTAGCGTCCCTCACGGTATCAGCTAGCGGTTTTTCTACCAGCACGTGGAGGCCCCGGTTCGCGGCTTCCGTGACGAGCGCTGGGTGGCTGAATCTGCCGGTGCTAACGATAACGGCGTCAGCCTGGACGCTGTCCAGGCATTGGGGGAGGCTGGTGAAAGCTGGGACCCCCAAGCGCCCCCCGATAACCCACGCAAGCCTTTCCCGCCTGTCGACCACGGCGGCAAGGCACATGCCATCGGTCATGAGAAGGCTTGGTATGTGGGCTGCCTGGGCGATGTACCCGCAGCCTGCCAGCACCACCCGGATCTGATCTCCCTGGGGCACGGCTGTCACCGTCTTTCTCCGAGATGGGCAAGACGCCGGTAGACCCTCATGAGTTCACCGGAATACCTTTCGGCCTGCCGGAAAGCTTCCTTGTTCCGGGACAGGACAGATCTGAGCGCCTCCAGGGCCATGGCGTAGGTTTCCTTCTCGTCGATGGTGAGCAGGGTGCCTTCCTCCATGAGCACGCGTCCCCCAGCTACGACAGCGCTGACGTCGCCAGCACCCGCGGAGTACACCACCTGGTTGACTATGTGGCTCTCCGGCACGCACCAAGGGCGCTCCTCC
Proteins encoded in this region:
- a CDS encoding DUF2848 family protein produces the protein MLVLEFRLPYGENLTFPASKVINGGYTGRDAAAVQAHVEELEKEGIAPPLRTPLFFPVPRDRVTLAAEVEVVGENTSGEVEYVLLVSGDDLFVTVASDHTDRTLERVDMLASKALCPNVLAPVAWRYEEVQGHWDEIMIRSWIGEGRRTLRQEAPLAAIMAPGDLMAEVARSVKGPLEGVVILSGTVASRGEGSGVAGFFEFEMEDPRLGRRISWGYRITRTDWYRP
- a CDS encoding Gfo/Idh/MocA family oxidoreductase, which codes for MTAVPQGDQIRVVLAGCGYIAQAAHIPSLLMTDGMCLAAVVDRRERLAWVIGGRLGVPAFTSLPQCLDSVQADAVIVSTGRFSHPALVTEAANRGLHVLVEKPLADTVRDARAMTDSITGSGVVAMVGYMRRYDDDCEYVRETLRTGRLGRVHAAVSHFELGLPPRFARFDGGITQGSGPPPIGSLRESLLEESIHHINLMRFWFGEVSQVLFVRGDPDRGVYEMVFLSEDGVLVTHLNVALMGHGEQVWVYGDRGNVHTRLWSPHFPYRHADTVVFHLDSGTGREERPLIPRMSPYLNLMTHFRDAIRDGVTVKTPVEDAVRDLEAIEEVVLVAGDMGAAGGSEGG
- a CDS encoding NAD/NADP octopine/nopaline dehydrogenase family protein — translated: MGLGESIAVLGAGNGGYAMAGDLASRGLPVAFYEHPSFAEGFAETLSTGGVVLEGALGTRSSRVHLATTDIGEVMETSSLLNLVVPSTAQETFFRAMMAHLRDGHTVVVWAGRFGSLRLLHLLKESGIQRDITVVEANTLPYGVRRSGPNVARVLYTSLRLYLAPVPRSNTGKVIEEIGALYEGAQASDSLLAAAFSNPALVVFGIGALLNVARIQHTKGKFYLFGEGITEGVADVMEAAYREMEEVGRALGFSIPGYTREEFRGPASIEGVNFTSPGGVEDFAKMDGPSTVRGRYMMENIGDGIVPIAQLARRVDVACPVLDAVITLGSIVCQDDFLNKGRNLNRLGMGEANPAEIRRVSTEGFWAR
- a CDS encoding pyridoxal phosphate-dependent aminotransferase, whose product is MTGCGGSRQYLSRRALGLPPFGIRRVYEEAVAMERQGVDVIHLELGRPDFDTPAHIKAAAIDAINRGQVHYTSNNGLLELREAVARKLERECGLEYDPKSEIFITAGGSEALNVTFAAILSDGDEMLLPVPCYSTYLNLPAFLGAEATAVVCLEEEGYQVDTERLERSVTPKTRAIMVNSPCNPTGAVWDRRTMEGLARVAREHDLLVISDEVYEYLVYDGARAVSPAALPGMRERTFILNSISKTYSATGWRIGYVAGPAHLMETALRVHQHNVASANTFAQWGALAALEGPQDEVFHMVKAFDERRRFLYGALSQIPGMKCNRPQGAFYMFPDISAYGVSSEELTMYLLKEAHVAVVHGSAFGDAGEGHIRISYASSLESLKAAVGRMADAIEKL
- a CDS encoding Asp/Glu racemase, producing MRVQYGWRARIGLINIASSAVMEPEFYAMIPEGVAVLTARVTLGKVTPEELASLSEKGGQVEGVTRALATARPHVITFGCTAGSFVKGPGYDQGIVRMMEEVSGGIRCTTTTTAVVEAAKALGLRRLAVGTPYIDEVNERATRFLEAVGFQIVSMKGLGIVDDFTIGEQTSATVYNLAREVDVPEADGVFLSCTNLRGAEVIQALELDLGKPVITAIQATVWHSLRLVGVREPVRGFGRLMEI